Proteins co-encoded in one Pseudophryne corroboree isolate aPseCor3 chromosome 1, aPseCor3.hap2, whole genome shotgun sequence genomic window:
- the LOC134909211 gene encoding zinc finger protein 239-like, with protein sequence MQDWAVEDIGTHLEDEPCNFTSDIDPAITEASNISRRFSNSCSGKEMEKSSTPNEKHKTNEVTPMPYTCAESQESFAYSSNLVIRKRANQGDKQYNCSTCGKTFARSSNLVMHQIIHTGEKPYVCSICEKSFTHSSHLVRHKRVHTGAKPYICTDCGKSFNQSSNLVTHQRTHTGERPFSCTECGKSFTDYSALVRHVRVHTGEKPYSCTTCGKGFSDRSNLIVHQRTHTGERPYVCIECGKGFTDSSSLAKHRRTHDTKKLYICSECGRSFLDYASLVKHQKTEKASDPPKA encoded by the exons ATGCAAG ACTGGGCAGTGGAAGATATTGGGACCCACCTTGAAGATGAGCCTTGCAATTTCACTTCTGATATAGATCCAGCCATTACTGAGGCGTCCAATATTTCAAGGAGGTTCTCAAACAGTTGTTCAGGAAAAGAGATGGAGAAATCATCCACTCCTAATGAAAAGCACAAGACGAATGAAGTCACTCCCATGCCCTATACATGCGCAGAGTCTCAAGAAAGTTTTGCTTATAGTTCAAATCTTGTGATACGAAAGAGAGCCAATCAAGGAGACAAACAGTACAATTGTAGCACTTGTGGAAAAACCTTTGCTCGCAGCTCTAACCTTGTAATGCATCAGATTATACACACTGGTGAAAAACCATATGTATGTAGTATATGTGAAAAAAGTTTTACTCATagttcacatcttgttagacataaaaGGGTTCATACGGGAGCAAAACCATATATCTGCACAGACTGTGGAAAAAGCTTCAACCAAAGTTCTAATCTGGTAACTCACCAAAGAACGCATACTGGGGAGCGGCCATTTTCATGCACTGAATGTGGCAAAAGTTTTACTGACTATTCTGCTCTAGTTAGGCATGTGAGAGTTCACACTGGTGAAAAACCCTACTCCTGTACAACATGTGGGAAAGGATTTTCTGACCGTTCCAATCTTATTGTTCATCAGAGGACACACACAGGAGAGCGTCCTTATGTGTGTATTGAATGTGGAAAAGGCTTTACCGATAGCTCTTCTCTCGCAAAGCACAGGAGAACCCACGATACAAAGAAGCTATATATATGCTCTGAATGTGGCAGGAGCTTCCTTGATTACGCCTCTCTCGTTAAGCATCAGAAAACTGAAAAAGCATCAGATCCTCCAAAAGCGTAG